A genome region from Nocardia sp. NBC_00565 includes the following:
- a CDS encoding PucR family transcriptional regulator, which translates to MRLRSLLTMDLGLELVTGEEELDRFVRWVVTTDMLDPSRYLSGGELVLTGLQWRLKPEDSETFVRALARAGVAGLAAGDARYGGAPPDVVEACQRHRIPLFRVNEDVAFAQVTETLTRNLSTGRAADLTAILDRHRQLVAGTGLGSVLELIERDLGMRCWVVSSTGRVVAGPATPPPVEVTAAFLNARRLPHVLIQDEARYSLFAVDEHSTSRAADWFLVFEGDYKDWPEERRALTGELAAVVSLERARLDDRQSAEGRLAQELIELIVSDAKPAEIISRLELTGLGPAETYIAVAAGADALRPGELRVLLREILYGKRPAAGVVDGEAIALIPADPDGALITEIHRAVTALEPGLQGAHLSIGVSGIVEGEGLRGAVEEARYARRLAADRPHPTSVVGHDELATHMLLLASVPDEVRRMFRLRLLDPLSSYDQENRADLVHTLETFLQVSGSWTKCAELLHVHVNTLRYRIQRIEELTGRDLSRLEDRVDFFLALALR; encoded by the coding sequence GTGCGACTCAGATCACTTCTCACCATGGACCTGGGGCTCGAGCTCGTCACCGGCGAAGAAGAGCTCGACCGGTTCGTGCGCTGGGTAGTGACCACCGACATGCTCGACCCGAGCCGCTACCTCTCCGGTGGTGAACTGGTCCTGACCGGCCTGCAGTGGCGGCTGAAACCCGAGGACAGCGAGACCTTCGTGCGCGCGCTGGCCCGCGCCGGAGTCGCCGGACTGGCCGCGGGTGACGCCCGCTATGGCGGCGCGCCGCCCGACGTCGTCGAGGCCTGCCAGCGGCACCGGATCCCGCTGTTCCGTGTCAACGAGGACGTCGCCTTCGCCCAGGTCACCGAGACGCTGACGCGCAATCTGTCCACCGGGCGCGCCGCGGACCTGACCGCGATCCTCGACCGGCACCGCCAGCTCGTCGCCGGCACCGGCCTCGGCTCGGTACTCGAGCTGATCGAGCGTGATCTGGGGATGCGGTGTTGGGTCGTCTCCTCGACCGGACGGGTGGTCGCCGGACCAGCGACACCACCGCCGGTCGAGGTCACCGCCGCCTTCTTGAACGCCCGCCGCCTCCCCCACGTCTTGATTCAGGACGAGGCTCGCTACTCGCTGTTCGCCGTCGACGAGCACAGCACCTCGCGCGCGGCCGACTGGTTCCTGGTCTTCGAAGGCGACTACAAGGACTGGCCCGAAGAGCGTCGCGCCCTGACCGGCGAACTCGCCGCCGTTGTCTCGCTGGAACGCGCCCGCCTCGACGACCGCCAGAGCGCCGAAGGCCGCCTCGCCCAAGAGCTCATCGAACTGATCGTCTCCGACGCCAAACCCGCCGAGATCATCTCCCGCTTGGAACTGACCGGCCTCGGCCCCGCCGAAACCTACATCGCGGTCGCCGCCGGAGCAGATGCCTTGCGCCCCGGCGAATTACGCGTCCTGCTCCGCGAAATCCTCTACGGCAAAAGGCCGGCCGCAGGCGTCGTCGACGGCGAAGCCATCGCCCTCATCCCCGCCGACCCCGACGGTGCCCTGATCACCGAAATCCACCGCGCCGTAACCGCTTTGGAACCCGGCCTGCAAGGCGCACACCTCTCGATAGGCGTCAGCGGAATCGTAGAGGGCGAGGGCCTGCGCGGCGCCGTAGAAGAAGCCCGCTACGCCCGCCGCCTGGCCGCCGACCGCCCCCACCCCACCAGCGTGGTCGGCCACGACGAACTCGCCACCCACATGCTGTTACTGGCCAGCGTCCCCGACGAAGTCCGCCGCATGTTCCGCCTGCGGTTGCTCGACCCGCTCTCCAGCTACGACCAAGAGAACCGCGCCGACCTCGTCCACACCTTGGAAACCTTCCTCCAAGTCTCTGGCTCCTGGACGAAATGTGCTGAACTGCTTCACGTTCACGTGAACACCTTGCGCTACCGCATCCAACGCATCGAGGAGCTAACCGGGCGCGATCTATCCCGCCTCGAAGATCGCGTCGACTTCTTCCTGGCCCTAGCCCTGCGCTGA
- a CDS encoding FIST signal transduction protein → MRIGVGLSTAPGARQAGAQAAANARDQIAGETPSLAVLLASRAHTDEAAAVLAGVHHSVQVPALIGCVAQAIVAGRREIEDEPAVAVWLASGLPAAAETFQLDFLRTAAGGLLAGYRFDTAARDFHLLLPDPFSFPADILLEHLNTDLPGTTVMGGLVSGAQRPGGCRLFHDHEVVTSGAVGVRLPGLRGVPIVSQGCRPIGSPYIVTGARGARITELGSRPPFERLREIVEALPPDQQELVTHGLQIGVVVDEHLSAPGQGDFLIRGLLGADPSSGAIEIGEIVEVGTTVQFQVRDAAGADEDLRAALLHAGSDLPGRPAGALLFTCNGRGRRMFGVANHDATAIEDALDGIPLAGFFAAGEIGPIAGRNALHGFTASMAVFVE, encoded by the coding sequence GTGCGGATCGGAGTCGGGCTCTCCACCGCGCCGGGAGCACGGCAAGCAGGCGCGCAAGCCGCAGCGAACGCACGCGATCAGATCGCGGGCGAGACGCCATCGCTTGCTGTGCTATTAGCCTCACGAGCACACACCGACGAGGCCGCGGCCGTCCTCGCCGGAGTCCACCACAGCGTCCAGGTGCCCGCACTCATCGGATGCGTGGCCCAAGCGATCGTCGCGGGCCGCCGCGAGATCGAGGACGAGCCCGCGGTCGCGGTATGGCTGGCATCCGGATTGCCCGCCGCCGCCGAGACCTTCCAACTCGACTTCCTCCGCACAGCGGCCGGCGGGCTACTCGCGGGTTACCGCTTCGACACCGCAGCGCGCGACTTCCATCTGCTGCTGCCCGACCCCTTCTCCTTCCCGGCCGACATACTGCTCGAGCACCTGAACACCGATCTACCCGGCACCACCGTGATGGGCGGGCTGGTCAGCGGCGCGCAACGGCCCGGCGGCTGCAGACTGTTCCACGACCACGAGGTGGTGACCTCCGGCGCCGTGGGCGTGCGACTACCCGGCCTGCGCGGTGTCCCCATCGTGTCGCAAGGCTGCCGACCGATCGGGTCCCCCTATATCGTCACCGGCGCACGCGGCGCGCGGATCACCGAACTGGGCAGCCGCCCACCCTTCGAGCGATTACGCGAGATCGTCGAGGCGCTGCCACCCGACCAACAGGAACTGGTGACCCACGGACTGCAGATCGGAGTCGTAGTCGACGAGCATCTCTCAGCGCCGGGGCAGGGCGATTTCCTGATCCGCGGCCTGCTCGGTGCCGACCCATCCAGCGGCGCGATCGAGATCGGCGAAATTGTCGAGGTCGGCACAACCGTGCAGTTCCAGGTCCGCGACGCGGCCGGGGCAGATGAAGATCTACGCGCAGCCCTCCTACACGCAGGTTCGGACCTACCCGGACGCCCCGCCGGTGCGTTGCTGTTCACCTGCAACGGACGCGGCCGGCGGATGTTCGGGGTCGCGAACCACGACGCCACCGCGATCGAGGACGCGCTCGACGGCATCCCGCTTGCCGGCTTCTTCGCCGCGGGCGAAATCGGCCCCATCGCAGGCCGCAATGCGCTACACGGCTTCACGGCATCAATGGCGGTATTCGTCGAATGA
- a CDS encoding helix-turn-helix domain-containing protein — MKSIGEVAARFGLPTHVLRHWEAQGLLTPARAGDRRRYTDADLYRVAAILISKEAGFGLADIRTMLAARSAPARHEVLARHREKLLARIALAQAALDMLEGECPHDDIMTCPHFQGFLTDRLQRPSVRGSDRRNADRAVESAGGNVEGAAGELDIIGRLDPDRVESDVDQDDV, encoded by the coding sequence ATGAAGTCAATCGGCGAGGTGGCCGCTCGGTTCGGGTTGCCGACACACGTGCTGCGGCATTGGGAGGCGCAAGGACTGCTGACACCGGCCCGCGCGGGTGACCGTCGCCGCTACACCGACGCGGACCTGTACCGGGTGGCGGCGATCCTGATTTCGAAGGAAGCGGGCTTCGGACTCGCGGACATCCGGACGATGTTGGCCGCCCGGTCCGCACCGGCCCGCCATGAGGTGCTGGCCCGCCACCGCGAGAAGTTGCTGGCACGTATCGCCCTGGCGCAGGCCGCACTCGATATGCTCGAGGGCGAATGCCCGCACGACGACATTATGACGTGCCCGCATTTCCAGGGATTCCTGACTGACCGACTGCAGCGGCCTTCCGTACGGGGTTCGGATCGTCGTAACGCCGATCGGGCAGTCGAGAGCGCCGGCGGGAATGTTGAAGGTGCCGCGGGCGAACTGGACATAATCGGCCGGCTCGACCCAGACCGCGTCGAGTCCGACGTCGACCAAGACGACGTTTGA
- a CDS encoding SAM-dependent methyltransferase, which translates to MEPGATVDLRQNQPHTARMYDYYLGGKDHYSADEQAAEQVVAIWPGVRVAAQQNRAFIHRVTRFLANAGIRQFLDIGTGIPTEPNLHQVAQQVAPDARVVYVDNDPIVLVHARALMVSSQEGRTNYVSADVTTPEKILNALGLRETLDLTQPVALSLNALMHFIPDEQDAYGIVDTLMDELVPGSYLVMTHVTPDFDPTAIATVVDIYRRSGLPCQVRSRDEFTRFFQGLELVDPGVEVPHRWRPDGVASPKKMDAQVSAYAGVARK; encoded by the coding sequence GTGGAACCCGGCGCTACTGTCGACCTGCGGCAGAATCAGCCCCACACCGCCCGAATGTATGACTACTACCTCGGCGGCAAGGACCATTACAGCGCGGACGAGCAAGCGGCTGAACAGGTCGTGGCCATCTGGCCAGGAGTGCGGGTGGCCGCGCAGCAGAACAGGGCCTTCATACACCGCGTGACACGGTTCCTTGCAAACGCGGGCATTCGTCAATTCCTCGATATCGGAACCGGTATCCCGACCGAGCCGAATCTGCATCAGGTGGCCCAACAGGTCGCGCCTGACGCACGAGTCGTCTACGTCGACAACGATCCGATCGTGCTCGTCCACGCCAGGGCATTGATGGTCAGCTCACAGGAGGGGCGTACCAACTACGTCTCCGCCGACGTCACGACACCCGAAAAGATTCTCAATGCCCTGGGATTGCGCGAGACACTGGACCTGACCCAACCGGTCGCGCTCAGCCTCAACGCGCTGATGCATTTCATCCCCGACGAGCAGGATGCCTACGGAATCGTCGATACTCTGATGGACGAGCTCGTTCCTGGCTCGTATCTAGTGATGACACACGTCACGCCAGACTTCGATCCGACGGCAATAGCTACCGTGGTCGACATCTACCGCCGCAGCGGCTTGCCATGCCAGGTCCGAAGCCGAGACGAATTCACGCGGTTCTTCCAGGGACTAGAGCTGGTCGATCCCGGTGTAGAGGTGCCGCACCGCTGGCGCCCGGACGGTGTCGCATCCCCGAAGAAAATGGACGCGCAAGTGTCCGCCTACGCGGGCGTTGCACGCAAGTAA
- the uraD gene encoding 2-oxo-4-hydroxy-4-carboxy-5-ureidoimidazoline decarboxylase: MSGEIGWLNALPPDRAEAELLTCCASGVWAQKVAAYRPYVDSTSLMAAAVAGVRELSWPDVEEALSAHPRIGDRAKAGTPEREAKWSAGEQSGTAGADQLILDGIAAGNLAYEQRFGHVFLIRAAGRSAEQIHAELRRRLANTAEGERIATQRELADITRLRIRKLLEDK, translated from the coding sequence ATGTCAGGTGAGATCGGATGGCTCAACGCGCTGCCTCCGGACCGGGCCGAGGCGGAGCTGCTGACCTGCTGTGCCTCGGGTGTCTGGGCGCAGAAGGTGGCGGCCTACCGGCCCTACGTGGACAGCACGAGCCTGATGGCCGCCGCGGTTGCCGGGGTCAGGGAGCTCAGTTGGCCGGATGTCGAGGAGGCGCTGTCGGCGCATCCGCGCATCGGGGACCGCGCGAAGGCGGGGACGCCCGAACGCGAGGCGAAGTGGTCCGCCGGTGAACAGTCCGGGACCGCCGGCGCCGACCAGCTGATCCTGGACGGTATCGCCGCGGGCAACCTGGCCTATGAGCAGCGCTTCGGCCACGTCTTCCTGATCCGTGCCGCCGGCCGCAGCGCCGAGCAGATCCACGCCGAACTGCGCAGGCGGCTGGCCAATACCGCCGAGGGGGAGCGCATCGCGACCCAACGCGAACTTGCCGACATCACCCGGCTGCGGATTCGAAAGCTGTTGGAGGACAAGTGA
- a CDS encoding CAP domain-containing protein, with translation MKFKTTAAALAVFAGAGLFALPAAAAAPLTNCDVDSAALALRGEESVVFDQINKMRAEAGLKPVTHTDVLARPAEWASNDSAERGSSPADHVDTLGRDIKTRFAQCGVPTNAPKIAEINFYGTNVEPADAMRFWSNSPGHRAIILDSQLDNIGVAVIYQGDRRHWTVTFANSGATAQPVTVTRENLTGAQHQTEFDNLVAQGYRITDIRVTGGNDPRYSSTWFRNDGRAWQARHGLDSGAYQAEFDKLLGQGYRLTLVRGYEVNGSSRFVGIWEKNDGRAWQARHDISVDTFNTTAAQLSAQGYKLVHEHRYTVKGQTYVAAIWNK, from the coding sequence ATGAAATTCAAGACCACTGCCGCCGCCCTGGCCGTTTTCGCGGGCGCGGGCCTGTTCGCACTGCCCGCCGCCGCGGCCGCGCCGCTGACCAACTGCGATGTCGATAGCGCCGCACTGGCCCTGCGCGGCGAGGAGAGTGTCGTCTTCGACCAGATCAACAAGATGCGCGCCGAGGCGGGCTTGAAGCCGGTCACCCATACCGATGTGCTGGCCCGTCCGGCCGAATGGGCGAGCAACGACAGCGCCGAGCGCGGCTCCTCACCGGCCGACCATGTCGACACCCTGGGCCGCGACATCAAGACCCGCTTCGCACAGTGCGGTGTCCCCACCAACGCGCCCAAGATCGCCGAGATCAACTTCTACGGCACCAATGTCGAACCGGCCGACGCCATGCGCTTCTGGTCGAACTCGCCCGGCCACCGCGCGATCATCCTCGACAGCCAACTCGACAATATCGGCGTCGCGGTGATCTACCAGGGCGACCGCCGCCACTGGACCGTGACCTTCGCCAACAGTGGCGCCACCGCGCAGCCCGTCACCGTCACCCGCGAAAACCTCACCGGCGCACAGCATCAGACCGAATTCGACAACCTGGTCGCCCAGGGCTACCGCATCACCGACATCCGCGTCACCGGCGGCAACGACCCCCGCTACTCCAGCACCTGGTTCCGCAACGACGGCCGCGCCTGGCAGGCCCGCCACGGCCTCGACTCCGGCGCGTACCAGGCGGAATTCGATAAACTGCTCGGCCAGGGCTACCGCCTGACCCTGGTCCGCGGCTACGAGGTGAACGGCTCCTCGCGCTTTGTCGGCATCTGGGAGAAGAACGACGGTCGTGCCTGGCAGGCCCGCCACGACATCTCGGTCGACACCTTCAACACCACCGCCGCCCAACTCTCCGCCCAGGGCTACAAGCTCGTCCACGAACACCGCTACACGGTCAAGGGCCAGACCTACGTCGCGGCCATCTGGAACAAGTAG
- a CDS encoding sensor histidine kinase has product MSRAEPGRRLRKTLARRVSAIPLRVGLVVTLVFLAAMVLLATGFAVTSALSRSLTARTDEQLYDAARSWAQPREMKQIVTNDGAALWIPADMPDASSVPRAFTDQPRRFFELRKGPTGELYSGAPGTVAGTGATPDLPAHATAVPTTVGSTNESEVLWRTLTTSNQYGSTTIAVPLTDNQETVSRLIYFELGIGAAALLALGVVGYFVVRRSLRPLRTVEETAAAIAGGDLHRRVPVRDVDTEVDRLARSLNAMLAQIQHGVAATEASEEDARRSERRMRQFVADASHELRTPLTTIRGFAELYRQGASTDARMVVGRIEDEAERMGLLVEDLLMLARLDAKRPLDRSPVDLLTLAGDAVHNAQALAAQQKTEPQRPITLEVRPGVGTMDVTGDEARLRQILTNLLGNALTHTPATAAITVRLTPARDEVRIDVIDTGPGLTPEAAARVFERFYRTDNSRTRTSGGTGLGLSIVQALVAAHGGRVSVHSEPGDGATFTVILPRADTSSAQVVPA; this is encoded by the coding sequence ATGAGCAGAGCAGAGCCGGGCAGGAGGCTGCGCAAGACACTGGCGCGGCGGGTGTCGGCCATCCCGTTGCGGGTGGGGCTCGTTGTCACCCTGGTCTTTCTGGCCGCCATGGTGCTGCTCGCCACGGGCTTCGCGGTGACCTCCGCGTTGAGTCGATCGCTGACCGCGCGGACCGACGAGCAGCTCTACGATGCGGCCCGGTCTTGGGCGCAGCCGCGCGAGATGAAGCAGATCGTCACGAACGATGGTGCGGCGCTGTGGATTCCGGCCGATATGCCGGACGCGTCGTCCGTGCCCCGGGCGTTCACCGATCAACCCCGGCGCTTCTTCGAGTTGCGCAAGGGCCCTACGGGAGAGCTCTATTCGGGTGCACCCGGCACGGTCGCGGGGACCGGCGCGACACCGGATCTGCCGGCGCACGCGACCGCAGTCCCCACGACGGTCGGCTCGACCAACGAATCCGAGGTGCTGTGGCGCACCTTGACCACCAGCAACCAGTACGGCTCGACGACGATCGCGGTGCCGCTCACCGACAACCAGGAGACGGTCTCGCGGCTGATCTACTTCGAACTCGGCATCGGAGCGGCGGCACTGCTCGCCCTCGGTGTGGTCGGCTACTTCGTCGTCCGGCGCAGTCTGCGCCCGCTGCGCACGGTCGAGGAGACCGCGGCGGCGATCGCGGGCGGCGACCTGCACCGGCGGGTGCCCGTGCGCGATGTCGACACCGAGGTCGACCGGCTCGCGCGTTCGTTGAACGCGATGCTCGCCCAGATCCAGCACGGCGTGGCCGCGACCGAGGCATCGGAGGAGGACGCCCGCCGTTCGGAGCGCCGGATGCGCCAGTTCGTCGCCGACGCCAGCCACGAATTGCGCACGCCGCTCACCACGATTCGCGGATTCGCCGAACTCTACCGGCAGGGTGCGAGCACGGACGCGCGCATGGTGGTCGGGCGGATCGAGGACGAGGCCGAGCGGATGGGCCTGCTGGTCGAGGACCTGCTGATGCTCGCGCGGCTGGACGCCAAACGCCCGCTCGACCGCAGCCCCGTGGATCTGCTCACGCTGGCGGGCGACGCCGTGCACAACGCGCAGGCCTTGGCGGCACAGCAGAAAACCGAGCCGCAGCGGCCGATCACCCTGGAGGTCCGCCCCGGCGTCGGCACCATGGACGTGACCGGCGACGAGGCACGGTTGCGCCAGATCCTGACCAATCTGCTGGGCAACGCCCTCACCCACACCCCGGCCACCGCCGCGATCACCGTGCGGCTCACCCCGGCTCGGGACGAGGTGCGCATCGACGTGATCGACACCGGGCCCGGGCTGACCCCGGAGGCCGCCGCCCGCGTATTCGAACGCTTCTACCGCACCGACAACTCCCGCACCCGCACCAGCGGCGGAACCGGCTTGGGCCTATCCATCGTTCAGGCTCTCGTCGCGGCACACGGCGGCCGCGTCAGCGTGCACAGCGAACCGGGCGACGGCGCGACGTTCACGGTGATCCTGCCGCGTGCCGATACGTCATCGGCCCAGGTTGTTCCAGCCTGA
- a CDS encoding Scr1 family TA system antitoxin-like transcriptional regulator, whose translation MLERFLWTVSAVTRVLDFYGDPPNDLEPGLGARLERQQVLYRGNHRFYFIISEQVLRTRVGTPDVMLEQMDRLLTAMSLPRVVLGILPDESEFRAPTHSFIMFDNRMVQVETISAELTITQPGEIVLYEKAFQALTEQAIHGQNARAMIAAAMDGLRANPA comes from the coding sequence GTGCTCGAGCGTTTCCTGTGGACGGTCAGCGCAGTGACCAGGGTGCTCGATTTCTACGGTGACCCACCGAACGACCTCGAACCAGGTTTAGGCGCACGCCTCGAACGTCAGCAAGTGCTGTACCGAGGCAATCACCGCTTCTACTTCATCATCTCGGAGCAGGTACTCCGCACCCGCGTCGGCACCCCGGACGTGATGCTCGAACAGATGGACCGATTGCTCACGGCGATGTCTCTGCCCCGCGTCGTGCTCGGCATCCTGCCCGACGAATCGGAGTTCCGCGCACCGACACACAGCTTCATCATGTTCGACAACCGCATGGTGCAGGTCGAGACCATCTCAGCAGAGCTGACGATCACCCAACCTGGCGAGATCGTGTTGTACGAGAAGGCCTTTCAGGCGCTCACCGAGCAAGCCATCCACGGCCAGAATGCCCGCGCGATGATCGCTGCGGCAATGGACGGCCTGCGGGCCAACCCCGCCTGA
- a CDS encoding methyltransferase domain-containing protein: MSTLLTLLDALDDLPQARNLRERTYHALGDTVVDVGCGGGRAVGELAARGVRAIGIDLDPAMIEIAIERWPTSEFHVADATALPLDDGSVTGYRADKVLHALAEPEQAVIEARRVLAKNGRAVLVGQDWDTFVIDSDDPELTRTLVHARADGMPNPRVARRYRNILLDNGFTNVTVEVHTIVWTDAAVLPMLANIAGKGTWLDDQAARAHDDRLFVAVPVFLACGTRAD; this comes from the coding sequence ATGTCCACGTTGCTTACCCTCCTCGACGCTCTTGACGATCTACCCCAGGCTCGTAACCTGCGGGAACGCACCTACCACGCGCTGGGCGACACCGTCGTCGACGTCGGCTGCGGGGGCGGTCGCGCCGTCGGCGAGTTGGCCGCCCGTGGGGTGAGGGCCATTGGCATCGACCTGGACCCCGCCATGATCGAGATCGCCATCGAGCGCTGGCCCACAAGCGAGTTCCACGTCGCCGACGCCACCGCGCTGCCTCTCGACGACGGCTCGGTCACCGGCTACCGTGCCGACAAGGTCCTGCACGCCCTCGCCGAACCCGAGCAAGCCGTCATCGAGGCCCGCCGCGTCCTGGCCAAAAACGGCCGCGCGGTGCTCGTCGGCCAGGACTGGGACACGTTCGTGATCGACTCCGACGATCCCGAACTCACCCGTACGCTCGTCCACGCTCGCGCGGACGGCATGCCCAACCCACGGGTCGCTCGCCGATACCGGAACATCCTGCTGGACAACGGGTTCACCAACGTCACCGTCGAGGTCCACACGATCGTGTGGACAGACGCCGCGGTCCTGCCGATGCTCGCCAACATCGCCGGAAAAGGCACTTGGCTCGACGACCAAGCCGCCAGGGCACACGACGATCGGTTGTTCGTCGCCGTCCCGGTCTTCCTCGCCTGCGGGACTCGCGCCGATTGA
- a CDS encoding helix-turn-helix transcriptional regulator gives MNRTDRLYAIVEELRAIAPRLRTARELAARYEVSVRTIERDIAALQQASIPIYADVGRRGGYALEKSMSLPPLNFTPAEAVALAVALARSETTPFDQAGHSALRKILGVMSERNAAAARDLAARIRLVDPADAPPTPAIPAVIGQSIEAGRVLRISYSDRFGTHSERDVEPIAFLSGSPGWYLIAWCRLREESRCFRLDRIRAVTMTDLPVPPRPLAGTASDIPDFKLRSVAL, from the coding sequence GTGAACCGCACGGATCGGCTCTATGCGATCGTCGAAGAGTTACGGGCCATTGCGCCGCGGCTGCGCACCGCACGCGAGTTGGCGGCACGCTATGAGGTGAGCGTTCGGACGATCGAACGCGATATCGCGGCACTGCAGCAGGCGAGCATTCCGATCTATGCCGATGTCGGCCGACGTGGTGGCTACGCGCTGGAGAAGAGCATGTCGCTGCCGCCGCTGAACTTCACCCCGGCGGAGGCCGTCGCGCTCGCGGTCGCCTTGGCGCGCAGCGAGACGACGCCATTCGACCAGGCCGGGCACAGCGCCCTGCGCAAGATTCTGGGGGTGATGTCGGAACGCAACGCCGCCGCCGCTCGTGACCTCGCGGCGCGGATTCGGCTGGTGGACCCGGCCGATGCGCCACCTACCCCAGCGATTCCCGCAGTCATCGGGCAGTCGATCGAAGCCGGGCGGGTGCTGCGGATCAGCTACTCGGATCGCTTCGGTACGCACAGCGAACGCGACGTCGAACCGATTGCGTTTCTCAGCGGCTCCCCCGGCTGGTATCTCATCGCCTGGTGCCGTCTGCGCGAGGAGTCCCGCTGCTTCCGGCTGGATCGCATCCGTGCGGTGACGATGACCGATCTGCCGGTGCCGCCGCGACCGCTGGCCGGTACCGCGTCGGATATCCCCGATTTCAAGCTGAGAAGTGTCGCACTGTGA
- the uraH gene encoding hydroxyisourate hydrolase — translation MSLSTHVLDAASGRPAAGLAVRLEQTDGTVLAERRTDADGRVKDLPAPDIGAHRLIFDTGELSPFYPSVTIDFHVADPAEHYHVPLLLSPYSYSTYRGS, via the coding sequence GTGAGTCTGTCCACCCATGTGCTCGACGCGGCATCGGGTCGCCCGGCGGCCGGGCTGGCGGTGCGGCTGGAGCAGACCGATGGCACCGTGCTCGCCGAGCGCCGCACCGACGCCGACGGGCGCGTCAAGGATCTGCCCGCACCCGATATCGGTGCGCACCGGCTGATTTTCGACACCGGTGAGCTCAGCCCGTTCTACCCGTCGGTGACCATCGACTTCCACGTCGCCGACCCAGCCGAGCACTACCACGTGCCGCTGCTGCTCAGTCCCTACTCCTACTCGACCTACCGAGGTAGCTGA
- a CDS encoding VOC family protein translates to MSTPPFNTVAWFQVGSDKPEQAEKFYGDLFGWTFAGDPNADGYDLVSYPESEAPSGGISHTPDAAANHATFFVLVQDVAATVAAAERLGGKVSVPPITGKDGLVFAHILDTSGNDFGVFSPPPQP, encoded by the coding sequence GTGAGCACTCCCCCTTTCAATACGGTGGCCTGGTTCCAGGTCGGCAGCGATAAGCCCGAGCAGGCCGAGAAGTTCTACGGCGACCTGTTCGGCTGGACCTTCGCGGGCGACCCGAACGCCGACGGCTACGACCTGGTCAGCTACCCCGAGAGCGAGGCCCCCAGTGGCGGCATCTCGCATACGCCGGATGCCGCCGCGAACCACGCCACCTTCTTCGTGCTCGTCCAAGACGTGGCGGCCACGGTCGCGGCCGCCGAACGGCTCGGCGGGAAGGTGTCGGTACCGCCGATCACCGGCAAGGACGGATTGGTCTTCGCCCACATCCTCGACACCTCGGGCAACGATTTCGGCGTCTTCAGCCCGCCGCCGCAACCGTGA
- a CDS encoding Mut7-C RNAse domain-containing protein, which translates to MSVDIRIYAELNDFLRPDDRYTVLRRPFRPHQTVKDVIEAAGIPHTEVDLVLVNGQPAAFGQHPRDGDRITAYPVFETLDIGRTTRVRPHPLREPRFVADVNLGGLAKLMRLMGLDVHCRWDADDAALAELSAAEHRILLTRDRGLLKRRNVTHGVYIRSDRPVDQIVEVIRRLDLVERLAPFTRCLRCGGTVVAVAKAEVEDRLEPLTRRHYNTFRQCRDCGRIYWQGSHQARLTATVAAIRTGLNQS; encoded by the coding sequence ATGAGCGTCGACATCCGGATCTACGCCGAGCTGAACGACTTCCTCCGGCCCGACGACCGATACACGGTGCTGCGCCGACCATTCCGGCCGCACCAAACCGTGAAGGACGTCATCGAGGCGGCTGGCATCCCGCACACCGAGGTCGACCTCGTTCTGGTCAACGGGCAACCGGCGGCCTTCGGCCAGCACCCGCGCGACGGCGATCGAATCACCGCCTATCCCGTGTTCGAGACGCTGGACATCGGCCGGACTACCAGGGTGCGCCCACACCCGCTGCGCGAGCCGCGCTTCGTCGCCGACGTCAATCTAGGCGGACTCGCCAAGCTGATGCGGCTGATGGGCCTGGACGTGCACTGCCGGTGGGACGCCGACGATGCCGCACTCGCCGAACTGTCGGCGGCCGAGCACCGGATTCTGCTCACCCGCGACCGCGGACTGTTGAAGCGGCGCAACGTAACTCACGGTGTGTACATCCGGTCGGACCGGCCGGTAGATCAGATCGTCGAGGTGATCCGGCGGCTCGACCTCGTCGAGCGGCTGGCCCCGTTCACCCGCTGCCTGCGTTGCGGTGGCACCGTCGTCGCGGTCGCCAAAGCCGAGGTCGAAGATCGGCTGGAACCACTCACTCGCCGCCATTACAACACGTTTCGGCAGTGCCGCGACTGTGGGCGGATCTACTGGCAGGGCTCGCACCAGGCCCGGCTCACCGCCACGGTGGCGGCAATCCGCACCGGCCTGAATCAATCCTGA